The Kribbella jejuensis region CAACGGCGTACCGGCGGGCAGGGTCACCGAACCCTGGCCCCCGACCAGGATCAGCGTCGCGCCCTGGAACGCGAGAAACGTGGCCAGTGTGATCACGAACGACGGAATGCCCGCCTTCGCCCGCAACCAGCCCATCACGAAGCCGATCGCCAGGCCGACCGCGAATCCGGCCAGGATCGCCAGCCACCACGTCCAGCCGTGCCGCAGCATCAGGATCGCCATGATCGCCGAACACAGCCCGCCGGTGGTGCCCGCGGACAGGTCGATCTCGCCGAGCAGCAGGACGAACACCAGGCCCATCGCCATCACGATGATCGGCGCGGCCTGGATCACCAGCGCCTCCAGGTTGTACGCGCTCAGGAAGCCCTGGTGGACGATCGCGAAGAACGCGGTGATCACGATCAGCCCGACGACGGCCGGCGCCGACCCGAGCTCGCCGCCGCGGAGCCGGACGACGTAGTCGCGGACGTACGAACTCAACGCGCTCGGCACACGAGGAGGCGCTGGGTGCGGGTTGTCGACGATCGTCGTGTTCACAATGCCCCCGAGGTGATCAGCTCGACGACCTGCGTCTGGGTGACCTCGGTACGCCGTACCTGGGTCGCCATCCGGCCGAGGAACAGCACCGCGATGGAGTCGGCCACCTTCATCACGTCGTTCATGTTGTGCGAGACGAGCACGACCGCCACGCCACGATCCGCGAGCCGCCGGACCAGGTCGAGGACCTGCTCGGTCTGCGCGACACCGAGGGCCGCGGTCGGCTCGTCGAGGATCACGATCTTCGAGCTCCACAGCACCGACTTCGCGATCGCGACGGTCTGCCGTTGACCACCGGACAGGCTCGCGACCTTCTGCCGTACCGAACGCACGGTACGGACCGACAGCGACGTCAGTGTCTCGGTGGCCAGCTGCTCCATCGAGTTCTCGTCCAGCGTGTGCAGCCGGCCGATCCGCTCGCGGCCGAGGAACATGTTGCCGACGACATCGAGGTTGTCGCAGAGCGCCAGGTCCTGGTGGACGATCTCGATGCCGAGGTGCGCGGCGTCCCGCGGCTCGTGCAGCTGCTGCGGCGTACCGTCGATCAGGATCTCGCCCTCGTCGATCCGGTAGATGCCGCCGATGCACTTCACCAGCGTCGACTTGCCCGCGCCGTTGTCCCCGACCAGCGCGGTGACCTCACCGGCCGCGGCGCCGAAGTCCACCGACGACAGCGCCACGACCGGACCGAACGACTTGCCGACCCCATGGAGCTCCAAGATCCTCACGAGGTGTGGATCCCGTTCTCGGTGCAGAGCTTCATCAGCGCGGCCGTCGGGCAGACCGATTGCGCGGTCTCGTACCCGTCCGTCACCGGCAGCGCGACGTTCTTCTTGGTGATCACGGTCGGCGCCGCCAGGTACGACGGGACGTCGCGGCCGCTCGCCGGATCCTTGATCGTCGCGGGCGCGGTCGGCTTCTGCCCGGCCAGGATCTGCCCGGCGAGTTTGATCGCCACGTCCGCCTCACCGGCGACCGGCTTGTAGATCGTGAAGCACTGGGTGCCGGCCATCACGTTGTCGAGGCCGCCCGCGGTCGCGTCCTGCCCGGATACCGCGACCTTTCCGGCCAGGTTCTGCGACTTCAGCACGTTGATCACCGACTGCGCCATGGTGTCGTTGGCAACCATCACCGCACCGATGTTCGGGTTCTTGCCGAGCATCGTGGTGAACACGGTCTGCGCGGTCGCCGGATCCCAGTTGCCGGTCTGCTCGCCGAGCTTCGTCCAGCCCTTCTGCTTCGACAGTACGGAGTTGTACCCCTGCGCGAACAGCGTCGCGTTGTTGTCGGTCGGCGCGCCGTCGATGTCGACGTACCCGACCGTGCTCTTGCCCGCGACCTGCGGGCAGGACGTCAGCGCTTTGCCCTGGTCCTCGCCGACCTTCACGTTGTCGTAGGAGACGTAGTACTCCGCGGTGCCGCCGGTGGTCAGCCGGTCGTAGTCGATCGCGACCACGTTGTGCTGCTTGGCCAGCGACTCGATCGCCTTGCCGGACCCGGAGTCGAGGTTGGTCACGAGCAGTACGCCGATGCCCTTGTTGATCAGGGCCTGCGCCTGCGATTCCATCGTGGTCGCGCTGCCGTTCGCGTTGTCGATGTAGCAGGTCAGCTTGTTGTCCGTGCACTGCTTGCGCAGTTCGTTCGGATCGGCGGAGACCCAGCGCGGCGACGAGGCCGTGTCCGGCAGCAGGATGCCGACCTTCGCGTTCGCGGGCGGCGCGCTGCTGCTGCCGCCGGACGACGAGTTGTTGTTGCTGTTGCCACAGGCAACAAGACCGGCCATGAGTGCCAGGGTGGTCCCGGTCAGCGCGACAGCTCGGGATGTTGTTCGCATCGTGCGCCCTTCATGATCGCCGCGGGGTTGTCTCCTGGTCAGGATGCGGTCCGGACCGGACCCGCGTCCTCGCAGCAGGCCGGAACAACGCCGTACCGGCTAGCAGGGGTACGGGTCTGCAGCCAGCGTTACTGCACCGCCCGCGGTCCGGAGCGATCGTGCGGATATGGCCACTTCTGTTGCACATCCCTCGACGGAGCGGAACCGGCCAGGTCTGCGGCGTGACATCGGTTTCGTCGGCCTGATCTGGGCGTCCGAGGGATCGATCATCGGCTCCGGCTGGTTGTTCGGCGCGCAGGGCGCGCTGTCCACGGCGGGCCCCGCGGCGATCATCTCCTGGGTGATCGGCGGGGTCGCGATCCTGATCCTCGCGCTGACGCACGCCGAGCTGGGCGGCATGTACCCGGTCTCCGGCGGTACGGCACGGTTCCCGCACTACGCGTTCGGTGGCGCGGCCGGTGCGTCGTTCGGCTGGTTCTCCTGGCTGCAGGCGGCCACGGTGGCGCCGATCGAGGTGCTGGCGATGATCACCTACGGCACGCACTACTCGTTCGCGAAGGGCTGGGAGAAGACCAAGGGCGGGCAGCACATCCTGACCGCGCCGGGGATCGTGGTGGCGATCGTACTGATGGCGGTGATCACCGCGATCAACTTCCTCAGCATCCGGATGCTGGCCCGTACCAACAGCGCGGCGACCTGGTGGAAGGTCGGCATCCCGTTGCTGACGATCTTCGTGCTGGCCATCGCACAGTTCCACGGCAGTAACTTCACCGCGGCCGACGGGTTCAACCCGGGTGGCGCGAAGGGCATCCTGTCGGCGGTGTCGACCAGCGGCATCATCTTCGCGCTGCTCGGGTTCGAGCAGGCCGACCAGTTGGCCGGCGAGAGCAGCAACCCGCGGCGGGACATCCCGCGCGCGGTCATCGGGTCGATCGTGATCGGGGCGCTGATCTACATCGCGCTGCAGGTCGCGTTCCTCGGCGCGCTGCCGGCGTCACAGGTCAAGGGCACCTGGGCGACGGCCGCGTTCAACACGTTGACGGGTCCGTTCGCACAGGTCGCGTCGCTGGCCTCGCTCGGCTGGCTCGCCACGATCCTGTACATCGACGCGATCATCTCCCCAGGTGGTACCGGGCTGATCTACATCACCGGCAGCTCGCGGGTCTCGTACGGGCTGAGCCGCAACGGGTACGTACCGTCGGTGTTCGAGAGGACCAACGACCGCGGCGTACCGTGGGTCGGTCTGATCACCGCGTTCGTGATCGGCTGCATCTGCTTCCTGCCGTTCCCGAGCTGGCGGTCGCTGGTCGGGCTGATCACCAGCGCCAGCGTGCTGATGTACGCCGGGGCGCCGCTGTCGCTCGGCGTCTTCCGGAACCGGATGCCGAACGCGCAGCGCCCGTACCGGTTGCCGGGGGCAACGTGGTTGTCACCGCTCGCGTTCGTGGTCGCGAACCTGCTGATCCTGTGGTCCGGCTGGACGACCGACTGGAAGCTCGGCGTCGCGATCCTGATCGGGTACGTGATCCTGATCGCGAACCGGGTGTTCAAGCTGAACCCGATCACCCCGCAGCTCGACCTGCGCGCGGCGGAGTGGTTGCCGGTGTACCTGATCGGGATGGGACTGATCGTGTACCTGAGCGACTTCGGACCGCTCAAGCACCCGTGGTTCCCACTCTGGTGGGACATCCTCGCGGTGGCCGTGTTCAGCGTGATCATCTACTACTGGGCGATCGCGGTCGCACTCCCGACCGAACGCATCCAGGAAATGGTCGACAGCGTCGTCCTCCCAGAAGAAGAAAACATCGCCGGCTGACCGCACGGCTTGTCCTGGTTTCACCGCGGAACTCGAGCACGGCCGCCACCCCCTCGGCCGTGCTCGACCATGCTTGCTGCTGCTTGCCTCTGCTTGCCTCTGCTTGCCGCACCACGCGGCTCCGGCGCGGTGCTACAGGTCGACCAGGTCGAGGAGTTGGCCGAGTTCGCTGTGGTCGAGTTCGCGGAGTTCGCCGGTGTGCAGGTTGCCGCGGCGGACCGGGCCGATCGCGGTCCGGGTCAGCCGCTTCACCGGATGCCCGACGGCGTCGAACATCCGGCGTACGATCCGGTTCCGGCCCTCGTGCAGGCTCATCTCGATCAGCGTGCGGCCCGGTACGGTCGACACGATCTTCACGGTGTCGGCGCGCGCCGGTCCGTCGTCGAGCTCGATCCCGTCCAGGAGCCGGCGCAGTACGGCCGGCTTGACGTTGCCGTCGACCTCGGCGACGTACGTCTTCGACACCTCGTACGACGGGTGCGCGAGCCGGTGCGCGAACTCCCCGTGATTGGTGAGCAGCAGCAGCCCTTCGGTGTCGGTGTCCAGCCGGCCGATGTGGAACAACCGCTCCGGGCGATCCTGCACGAAGTCGGTGATACAAGGCCTGCCCTGCGGATCCGACATCGTCGTCACCACGCCGCGCGGCTTGTTCAGTACCAGGTAGACATGCGCACTGACCGGCGGAATCCGAGCCCCGTCCACCCGAATGACCGCCGTCTCCGGATCCACCCGAACCCCGAACTCGGTCACCACCCGCCCGTCGACCTCGACCCGCCCCTCCTCGATCATCAATTCAGCCGTCCGCCGAGAAGCCACCCCCGCCCGAGCCAAAACCTTCTGCAACCGAACCCCACCCTCATCCCCCATACCGCACCCCACCTGCATCGCTGTGGTCGCCCGCGTCACCGCGCTCGCGCGCGTCACTGTGGTTCCCCGCGTCAGCGTCGCTTTGGTTGCCTGGGTCGGCGTCGGCGCCACCCGCATCTTCCACCCGTTCGTCGGCGCCGGACACGTCCTCACCATCGAGCTCGCCGCCCACACCTACCGCATCCAGCGCGGCACCGTCGGGCCGCTCCGCCGTACCAACAGCATCCTGCGCAGCCAGCATGCCCACGTCCTCGAGAGGCCCGTCTGCATCGGCCTCGCCATCACCATCCGACCGGCCGCCTACCGCAGCGTCCTCGGCAGTGTCGGTCTGCTCCGCCCTACCCACGGCCGGACGCTCGTCGAGCTCGGGCTGGTTCGACGCACCTGGCGTCGCGTGCTCGTCCGTCGCGTTCTCAGGGTGCTGAGGCGCGTCGGCCGCAGCGTGCTCGTCGATCTGCTCCGCGTCTTCGGTGGAGGCGCCTCGCGTGAGGTCGGCGTCCGCGTCCGTCGCCGAGGTTGGGTCTGTGGGAGCTGCTTCCGGGTCGGCCTCTGTGGAGGTGGGTGGGAGGGTTTGGGCGGCTAGTTCTTCTTCGATGTCGTCCATTTCGGGGAGGTACGGGGCCAACTCGGGGAGGTCGTCGAGGGACTGCATGCCCATGCGTTCGAGGAAGTATGTGGTGGTGCGGTACAGGGTGGCTTGCGACTCGGTGTCGGCGCCGGCTTCCTCGACGAGGCCGCGGGCGACGAGGGTACGCATGACGCCGTCTACGTTGACGCCGCGGATCGCCGACACGCGGGCGCGGCTGACGGGCTGCTTGTACGCGACCACTGCCAGCGTTTCCAGGGCGGCCTGGGTCAGCCGCGCCTGCTGGCCGTCGAGTACGAAGCGTTCGACGTACTGCGCCGCCTCCGGGCGGGTGTAGAACCGCCAGCCGCCGCCGATCTCACGCAGGTCGAACCCGCGCCCCTGCTCGGTGTACTCCGCCGCGAGCCCGGCCAGCGCCTCCGCGATGTCACCGGTGTTACGCCCGACAGCTCGCGCCAACGTGAGCACCGGCAACGGCTCGTCCGTCACCATCAAAATAGCCTCGAGCGCCCGCCGCATCGTCGCGTCGTCAACAACAACCTCATCCCCCACCACCAACGCAGTCTGCCCCGCCGGCAGATAGTCCTCGTCGTCCCCAGACGCCCCGTCGCCACCCGCAACCCCGAAGCCGGCGTCACCGTCTGCGGCGTCACCGTCTGCGGCGTCACCGTCTGCGGCGTCACCGTCGGTCGGCTCGGAGGCCCCCGTGGCGTCGTCGAGGCCGGGCGTGGTGGCGCCACCATCCACGTCGTCGGCGCCGGTGGGCTCGGAGTCATCCGCGGCGTCGCCGGGACCGGGCGTGGCGGCGATTGCGTCTCCGCCGGACGAGGTCCCGTCGCCGTCGTCCGGCGTACCCACACCCGCGGACGCCGAGGAGCGGTCAGCAGCCGAGGCGACGTCGGTGTCCGACGTACCCTCACCCGTGGACGCGGAGGGGCGCTCGGCGGCGGAGGCGTCCGACGTACCGTCGCCGGTGGATGTTCTCGCGGCGTCGGTGGCCGGCGTACCTTCGCCCGCAGACGCGGAGGAGCGGTCGGCGGCGGAGACGGCGTCGGTGTCCGACGTACCTTCACCCGCAGACGCGGAGGGGCCTTTGGCGGCAAACGCGGAGCCGGTGTCCGAAGCACCCTCGCCCGCGGACTCGGACGAACGGTCGGTGGCGGAGGCGACGTCGGTGTCCGGGGTGGCGGGGTGGGGGGCGTTGGTGGGGTCGTTCCGGGGGGTGTTGGTTTGGTCGGTCACTGGTTTGCCGTCTCGTCATGGGTGGGGGGCGGGCCCGGTTCGATGTCGGAATCGTCGGTGAGGCTGGGGCCTGGCTCCAGGAAGTCGGGGTCGTCGTCGACCACTGGGGCCTCGCCGGACTCGTCGGCGGGTTTCTGTTCTTCGTCGAACTCGTCGCTCACCGCGATGTCGCCGTCGTCGGTACCCGTCCAGCGGATCGTCAACTCACCCAACGGTGTAACCTGGTCGAACGACACCGCCGCCTCCCGGAACAGCTCCAGCAACGCCAGGAACCGGCACACCGTCGTCACCGTGTCCGGCGAATCGGCCACCAGCGACCGGAACGTCGCACTCCGCTGCCGCCGCAACCGGTCCACGATCACGATCGCCTGCTCCCGCACGGTGACGGCCGGCGCGTGCAGGTGCTCCAGCGACACCCCCGGCGGTACGTCGTTCTTCGGCGCGAGCGCCCGCGCAGCCAGCGCCGCGAGCCCCGCCGGGTCGATCCCGAGCAGTACCTCCGGCAACAGTTCGGCGAACCGCGGCTCCACCCCGACGGCCCGCGGGAATCGCCGGGACTCCAGAGCCATCCGCTCCTGCATCAGCGCCGCGATCTGCTTGAACGCCCGGTACTGCAGCAGCCGCGCGAACAGCAGGTCCCGCGCCTCCAGCAGCGCCAGGTCCTCGTCGTCCTCGACCTCGCCCTTCGGCAGCAGCCGCGCCGCCTTCAGGTCGAGCAGCGTCGCCGCGATCAGCAGGAACTCCGACGTCTGGTCGAGGTCCCACTCCGAGCCCAGCGCCTTGATGTGCGCGATGAAGTCGTCGGTGATCACCGACAGCGCGATCTCGGTGATGTCCAGCTTGTGTTTCGAGATCAGCTGCAGCAGCAGGTCGAACGGCCCCTCGAAGTTCTCCAGGTGGACGCTGAACCCCTTGCCCTCGGCAACAGTCGCGTCGGGCCCGAGGTCGACCGGATCCGACACGGTCACTCCGCGCCCTTGAGCTCCGCGGCCGGGCCCTCCGCCGCGCGCAGCCGCCGGACCAGCACCGAGTCCGGCCCGTGGTCGACGAAGTCGGCGAGCAGCACGTCGATCGCCTCGCGGACGATCCGGCCGCGGTCGGCGGTCAGGCCGTGCTCCGCGCGTAGCGCTAGTCTGGTCTGTTCCAGGCCGAGCAGCTCCTCCTCCGTCACGTACACGGTGATCTTCGTGTCGTGCCGGATCCGACCACTCGACTTCCGGTCGTCGACGACCGTCGTGCGGGACCGCACGGAGGCGGGTCCGTCAGTGGTGGTGCGCTTCTCGGGTCTGGTCTGCTTCGGTGCCGCACCCCCGAAGAGTTCACTGGCACCTGGCAGGCTCACCCGGCGGGACAACGCGCCAGCACCTCCTTGGCGAGATCGCGGTACTGCGTAGCCGCTTGGGACGAGGGGGCGTACGTCGTGATCGGTTCGCCGACGACCGTGGTCTCGGGGAACTTGACGGTACGCCGGATGACCGTGTGGAAGACGCGTTCGTCGAAGGCCTGGACCACCCGGTCCAGCACCTCCCGGGCGTGCGTCGTCCGCCCGTCGAACATGGTGCCGAGGATCCCGACGATCTCCAGCTTGGGGTTCAGCCGGTCCTGCACCTTGGCGATCGTGTCGGTCAGCATGGCCAGGCCGCGGAGCGCGAAGAACTCGCATTCCAGCGGTACGACGATGCCGTTCGAGGCGGTCAGCGCGTTCACGGTGAGCAGGCCCAGCGACGGCGCGCAGTCGATCAGGATCACGTCGTACAACGGGATGATCGGGTCCAGCACGCGCTGCAGGGTGTACTCGCGGGCGACCTCCTGGACCAGCTGGACCTCGGCCGCAGACAGGTCGATGTTGGCCGGCAGCAGGTCGAGGTTCGGCACGTTGGTGGCCCGGATGACCTCGTCGGCGGTGATGTCGCGCTGCATCAGCAGGTTGTAGACCGACAGCTCGAGGTCGTGCGGCTGCACCCCGAGGCCGATCGACGCGGACCCCTGCGGGTCGAAGTCGATCAGCAGCACCTTGCGACCGGTCTCGGCGATCGCCGCGCCGAGGTTGATCGTGGTGGTGGTCTTGCCGACGCCGCCCTTCTGGTTGCACATCGCGATCACCTGCGCCGGCCCGGTCTTGGTCGGTGGCAGCGGCTCCGGCAGGTCCGGCAGTGGCCTGCCGGTCGGCCCGATCTTTTGACGCGGGCCGTTCGGGTCGTTCACGGGTGCGAGATCCTCCGCGGTGAGCTTGGCCGTCGGCTTCGGCATCTCCGCATAGTTGTCGGGCAGGGAACGCGGCGGCACGGGTGCCGGCCGGGGCGGAGTGGGCTCGTGGCTGGGGGGCGTGCTGATCGGCTGGACCGGATCCGGCGCGGGATACTGCCCCGGCAGGTGGCCCATCTCGTGTTCGGTGCCCGGGAATGTCGACTCGTTCATGACTCGTCAAACCTTTCAACCGATACGGGCGATCCCAGCGACTGTAAGCGTGCATTCAAGCACTCTCAACCAGCCACTCCGCACCGGGGTGGGGCTGTTTGTCGACAAAGCTCCGAACCCGGCTGATCATGCTCCCCGGGTGACCAACCGTCACCAGATGATCGCACACCGTTCGTGCGCGGAAGTCACCGGGGTGCTACGACGAAAGAGCGCGCGGATGGGAGGTCGCATAGACCTCGCGCAGCTTGTCCACCGTGACCAGTGTGTAGACCTGGGTGGTGGT contains the following coding sequences:
- a CDS encoding ATP-binding cassette domain-containing protein, whose amino-acid sequence is MRILELHGVGKSFGPVVALSSVDFGAAAGEVTALVGDNGAGKSTLVKCIGGIYRIDEGEILIDGTPQQLHEPRDAAHLGIEIVHQDLALCDNLDVVGNMFLGRERIGRLHTLDENSMEQLATETLTSLSVRTVRSVRQKVASLSGGQRQTVAIAKSVLWSSKIVILDEPTAALGVAQTEQVLDLVRRLADRGVAVVLVSHNMNDVMKVADSIAVLFLGRMATQVRRTEVTQTQVVELITSGAL
- a CDS encoding sugar ABC transporter substrate-binding protein — its product is MRTTSRAVALTGTTLALMAGLVACGNSNNNSSSGGSSSAPPANAKVGILLPDTASSPRWVSADPNELRKQCTDNKLTCYIDNANGSATTMESQAQALINKGIGVLLVTNLDSGSGKAIESLAKQHNVVAIDYDRLTTGGTAEYYVSYDNVKVGEDQGKALTSCPQVAGKSTVGYVDIDGAPTDNNATLFAQGYNSVLSKQKGWTKLGEQTGNWDPATAQTVFTTMLGKNPNIGAVMVANDTMAQSVINVLKSQNLAGKVAVSGQDATAGGLDNVMAGTQCFTIYKPVAGEADVAIKLAGQILAGQKPTAPATIKDPASGRDVPSYLAAPTVITKKNVALPVTDGYETAQSVCPTAALMKLCTENGIHTS
- a CDS encoding APC family permease; amino-acid sequence: MATSVAHPSTERNRPGLRRDIGFVGLIWASEGSIIGSGWLFGAQGALSTAGPAAIISWVIGGVAILILALTHAELGGMYPVSGGTARFPHYAFGGAAGASFGWFSWLQAATVAPIEVLAMITYGTHYSFAKGWEKTKGGQHILTAPGIVVAIVLMAVITAINFLSIRMLARTNSAATWWKVGIPLLTIFVLAIAQFHGSNFTAADGFNPGGAKGILSAVSTSGIIFALLGFEQADQLAGESSNPRRDIPRAVIGSIVIGALIYIALQVAFLGALPASQVKGTWATAAFNTLTGPFAQVASLASLGWLATILYIDAIISPGGTGLIYITGSSRVSYGLSRNGYVPSVFERTNDRGVPWVGLITAFVIGCICFLPFPSWRSLVGLITSASVLMYAGAPLSLGVFRNRMPNAQRPYRLPGATWLSPLAFVVANLLILWSGWTTDWKLGVAILIGYVILIANRVFKLNPITPQLDLRAAEWLPVYLIGMGLIVYLSDFGPLKHPWFPLWWDILAVAVFSVIIYYWAIAVALPTERIQEMVDSVVLPEEENIAG
- a CDS encoding pseudouridine synthase, whose product is MGDEGGVRLQKVLARAGVASRRTAELMIEEGRVEVDGRVVTEFGVRVDPETAVIRVDGARIPPVSAHVYLVLNKPRGVVTTMSDPQGRPCITDFVQDRPERLFHIGRLDTDTEGLLLLTNHGEFAHRLAHPSYEVSKTYVAEVDGNVKPAVLRRLLDGIELDDGPARADTVKIVSTVPGRTLIEMSLHEGRNRIVRRMFDAVGHPVKRLTRTAIGPVRRGNLHTGELRELDHSELGQLLDLVDL
- the scpB gene encoding SMC-Scp complex subunit ScpB, which encodes MTDQTNTPRNDPTNAPHPATPDTDVASATDRSSESAGEGASDTGSAFAAKGPSASAGEGTSDTDAVSAADRSSASAGEGTPATDAARTSTGDGTSDASAAERPSASTGEGTSDTDVASAADRSSASAGVGTPDDGDGTSSGGDAIAATPGPGDAADDSEPTGADDVDGGATTPGLDDATGASEPTDGDAADGDAADGDAADGDAGFGVAGGDGASGDDEDYLPAGQTALVVGDEVVVDDATMRRALEAILMVTDEPLPVLTLARAVGRNTGDIAEALAGLAAEYTEQGRGFDLREIGGGWRFYTRPEAAQYVERFVLDGQQARLTQAALETLAVVAYKQPVSRARVSAIRGVNVDGVMRTLVARGLVEEAGADTESQATLYRTTTYFLERMGMQSLDDLPELAPYLPEMDDIEEELAAQTLPPTSTEADPEAAPTDPTSATDADADLTRGASTEDAEQIDEHAAADAPQHPENATDEHATPGASNQPELDERPAVGRAEQTDTAEDAAVGGRSDGDGEADADGPLEDVGMLAAQDAVGTAERPDGAALDAVGVGGELDGEDVSGADERVEDAGGADADPGNQSDADAGNHSDARERGDAGDHSDAGGVRYGG
- a CDS encoding segregation and condensation protein A; translation: MSDPVDLGPDATVAEGKGFSVHLENFEGPFDLLLQLISKHKLDITEIALSVITDDFIAHIKALGSEWDLDQTSEFLLIAATLLDLKAARLLPKGEVEDDEDLALLEARDLLFARLLQYRAFKQIAALMQERMALESRRFPRAVGVEPRFAELLPEVLLGIDPAGLAALAARALAPKNDVPPGVSLEHLHAPAVTVREQAIVIVDRLRRQRSATFRSLVADSPDTVTTVCRFLALLELFREAAVSFDQVTPLGELTIRWTGTDDGDIAVSDEFDEEQKPADESGEAPVVDDDPDFLEPGPSLTDDSDIEPGPPPTHDETANQ
- a CDS encoding ParA family protein; this translates as MNESTFPGTEHEMGHLPGQYPAPDPVQPISTPPSHEPTPPRPAPVPPRSLPDNYAEMPKPTAKLTAEDLAPVNDPNGPRQKIGPTGRPLPDLPEPLPPTKTGPAQVIAMCNQKGGVGKTTTTINLGAAIAETGRKVLLIDFDPQGSASIGLGVQPHDLELSVYNLLMQRDITADEVIRATNVPNLDLLPANIDLSAAEVQLVQEVAREYTLQRVLDPIIPLYDVILIDCAPSLGLLTVNALTASNGIVVPLECEFFALRGLAMLTDTIAKVQDRLNPKLEIVGILGTMFDGRTTHAREVLDRVVQAFDERVFHTVIRRTVKFPETTVVGEPITTYAPSSQAATQYRDLAKEVLARCPAG